In Rattus norvegicus strain BN/NHsdMcwi chromosome 1, GRCr8, whole genome shotgun sequence, a genomic segment contains:
- the Lilrb4 gene encoding leukocyte immunoglobulin like receptor B4 isoform X2: protein MISMLTMLLYLGLILEHRTKIQAGHLPRPIIWAEPGSMIAIYTSVTIWCQGSWEAQKYHLYKEGNVNPWDTQLPLETRNKAKFNIQYMTTTYADTYKCYYESAAGFSEHSDAMELVMTGAYTNPSLSVWPSSDVTSGVSIAFKCSSSMGFGRFILIQDGKDSFRWTLDSQRHDNQPFHATFVLDTVTPNHNGTFRCYGSFRNEPHLWSKSSDPLVLMVSETKNQSPTHTEDDASVKNTQSEDNGELDSWNPPDKDPHGIVYAQVKPSRLRKDTTSWRPKETQVVTYAQLCSRTQEYDNR from the exons ATGATCTCCATGCTCACCATGCTGCTGTACCTTG GTCTCATTTTGGAACACAGGACTAAAATACAGGCAG GACACCTTCCAAGGCCCATCATCTGGGCCGAGCCAGGCTCTATGATTGCCATTTATACATCTGTGACTATCTGGTGTCAGGGGTCTTGGGAGGCCCAGAAGTATCATCTGTATAAAGAGGGAAATGTAAATCCTTGGGACACTCAACTCCCTCTGGAAACCAGGAATAAGGCTAAGTTCAACATTCAATACATGACAACCACTTATGCAGACACATATAAGTGTTACTATGAGAGTGCTGCTGGTTTTTCAGAGCACAGTGATGCCATGGAGCTGGTGATGACAG GAGCCTATACAAATCCCAGCCTGTCAGTCTGGCCCAGTTCTGATGTGACCTCTGGAGTTTCCATAGCCTTTAAGTGTAGCTCATCCATGGGATTTGGCAGATTCATTCTGATCCAGGACGGAAAAGACAGCTTTCGATGGACCCTGGACTCACAACGACATGACAACCAACCATTCCATGCTACTTTTGTTCTGGACACTGTTACTCCCAACCACAATGGAACATTCAGATGCTATGGCTCTTTTAGAAATGAACCACATTTGTGGTCGAAATCAAGTGATCCCCTTGTCCTCATGGTATCAG AAACCAAGAACCAGTCTCCTACACACACTGAAGATG ATGCTTCTGTGAAAAACACACAATCTGAGGACAATGGAGAGCTGGACAGTTGG AACCCACCTGATAAAGACCCCCATGGAATTGTGTACGCCCAGGTGAAACCCTCCAGACTTCGGAAG GATACTACATCCTGGAGACCCAAAGAGACCCAGGTTGTAACCTACGCCCAGTTGTGCAGCAGGACTCAGGAATATGACAACCGCTGA
- the Lilrb4 gene encoding leukocyte immunoglobulin like receptor B4 isoform X5, whose product MISMLTMLLYLGLILEHRTKIQAGHLPRPIIWAEPGSMIAIYTSVTIWCQGSWEAQKYHLYKEGNVNPWDTQLPLETRNKAKFNIQYMTTTYADTYKCYYESAAGFSEHSDAMELVMTGAYTNPSLSVWPSSDVTSGVSIAFKCSSSMGFGRFILIQDGKDSFRWTLDSQRHDNQPFHATFVLDTVTPNHNGTFRCYGSFRNEPHLWSKSSDPLVLMVSETKNQSPTHTEDAQRDANLQLTSGVPETTYRDRLHQKRCFCEKHTI is encoded by the exons ATGATCTCCATGCTCACCATGCTGCTGTACCTTG GTCTCATTTTGGAACACAGGACTAAAATACAGGCAG GACACCTTCCAAGGCCCATCATCTGGGCCGAGCCAGGCTCTATGATTGCCATTTATACATCTGTGACTATCTGGTGTCAGGGGTCTTGGGAGGCCCAGAAGTATCATCTGTATAAAGAGGGAAATGTAAATCCTTGGGACACTCAACTCCCTCTGGAAACCAGGAATAAGGCTAAGTTCAACATTCAATACATGACAACCACTTATGCAGACACATATAAGTGTTACTATGAGAGTGCTGCTGGTTTTTCAGAGCACAGTGATGCCATGGAGCTGGTGATGACAG GAGCCTATACAAATCCCAGCCTGTCAGTCTGGCCCAGTTCTGATGTGACCTCTGGAGTTTCCATAGCCTTTAAGTGTAGCTCATCCATGGGATTTGGCAGATTCATTCTGATCCAGGACGGAAAAGACAGCTTTCGATGGACCCTGGACTCACAACGACATGACAACCAACCATTCCATGCTACTTTTGTTCTGGACACTGTTACTCCCAACCACAATGGAACATTCAGATGCTATGGCTCTTTTAGAAATGAACCACATTTGTGGTCGAAATCAAGTGATCCCCTTGTCCTCATGGTATCAG AAACCAAGAACCAGTCTCCTACACACACTGAAGATG CTCAAAGAGATGCCAACTTACAATTGACTTCAGGGGTTCCAGAAACAACATACAGAGATAGACTCCACCAGAAGAG ATGCTTCTGTGAAAAACACACAATCTGA
- the Lilrb4 gene encoding leukocyte immunoglobulin like receptor B4 isoform X1, with product MISMLTMLLYLGLILEHRTKIQAGHLPRPIIWAEPGSMIAIYTSVTIWCQGSWEAQKYHLYKEGNVNPWDTQLPLETRNKAKFNIQYMTTTYADTYKCYYESAAGFSEHSDAMELVMTGAYTNPSLSVWPSSDVTSGVSIAFKCSSSMGFGRFILIQDGKDSFRWTLDSQRHDNQPFHATFVLDTVTPNHNGTFRCYGSFRNEPHLWSKSSDPLVLMVSETKNQSPTHTEDGLKTYQKILTGVLVSFLLLLLLLLLLILIRYRYSCKKKATQRDANLQLTSGVPETTYRDRLHQKRCFCEKHTI from the exons ATGATCTCCATGCTCACCATGCTGCTGTACCTTG GTCTCATTTTGGAACACAGGACTAAAATACAGGCAG GACACCTTCCAAGGCCCATCATCTGGGCCGAGCCAGGCTCTATGATTGCCATTTATACATCTGTGACTATCTGGTGTCAGGGGTCTTGGGAGGCCCAGAAGTATCATCTGTATAAAGAGGGAAATGTAAATCCTTGGGACACTCAACTCCCTCTGGAAACCAGGAATAAGGCTAAGTTCAACATTCAATACATGACAACCACTTATGCAGACACATATAAGTGTTACTATGAGAGTGCTGCTGGTTTTTCAGAGCACAGTGATGCCATGGAGCTGGTGATGACAG GAGCCTATACAAATCCCAGCCTGTCAGTCTGGCCCAGTTCTGATGTGACCTCTGGAGTTTCCATAGCCTTTAAGTGTAGCTCATCCATGGGATTTGGCAGATTCATTCTGATCCAGGACGGAAAAGACAGCTTTCGATGGACCCTGGACTCACAACGACATGACAACCAACCATTCCATGCTACTTTTGTTCTGGACACTGTTACTCCCAACCACAATGGAACATTCAGATGCTATGGCTCTTTTAGAAATGAACCACATTTGTGGTCGAAATCAAGTGATCCCCTTGTCCTCATGGTATCAG AAACCAAGAACCAGTCTCCTACACACACTGAAGATG GACTGAAAACATACCAGAAGATTTTGACTGGAGTCTTGGTGTCATTCCTCCTACTTTTATTACTCCTGCTTCTTCTCATCCTCATTCGATACCGGTATAGTTGCAAAAAGAAGGCTA CTCAAAGAGATGCCAACTTACAATTGACTTCAGGGGTTCCAGAAACAACATACAGAGATAGACTCCACCAGAAGAG ATGCTTCTGTGAAAAACACACAATCTGA
- the Lilrb4 gene encoding leukocyte immunoglobulin like receptor B4 isoform X3, with protein sequence MISMLTMLLYLGLILEHRTKIQAGAYTNPSLSVWPSSDVTSGVSIAFKCSSSMGFGRFILIQDGKDSFRWTLDSQRHDNQPFHATFVLDTVTPNHNGTFRCYGSFRNEPHLWSKSSDPLVLMVSETKNQSPTHTEDGLKTYQKILTGVLVSFLLLLLLLLLLILIRYRYSCKKKATQRDANLQLTSGVPETTYRDRLHQKSSSPDATINEKYLYASVKNTQSEDNGELDSWNPPDKDPHGIVYAQVKPSRLRKDTTSWRPKETQVVTYAQLCSRTQEYDNR encoded by the exons ATGATCTCCATGCTCACCATGCTGCTGTACCTTG GTCTCATTTTGGAACACAGGACTAAAATACAGGCAG GAGCCTATACAAATCCCAGCCTGTCAGTCTGGCCCAGTTCTGATGTGACCTCTGGAGTTTCCATAGCCTTTAAGTGTAGCTCATCCATGGGATTTGGCAGATTCATTCTGATCCAGGACGGAAAAGACAGCTTTCGATGGACCCTGGACTCACAACGACATGACAACCAACCATTCCATGCTACTTTTGTTCTGGACACTGTTACTCCCAACCACAATGGAACATTCAGATGCTATGGCTCTTTTAGAAATGAACCACATTTGTGGTCGAAATCAAGTGATCCCCTTGTCCTCATGGTATCAG AAACCAAGAACCAGTCTCCTACACACACTGAAGATG GACTGAAAACATACCAGAAGATTTTGACTGGAGTCTTGGTGTCATTCCTCCTACTTTTATTACTCCTGCTTCTTCTCATCCTCATTCGATACCGGTATAGTTGCAAAAAGAAGGCTA CTCAAAGAGATGCCAACTTACAATTGACTTCAGGGGTTCCAGAAACAACATACAGAGATAGACTCCACCAGAAGAG CTCCAGCCCAGATGCTACCATCAATGAAAAATACCTGT ATGCTTCTGTGAAAAACACACAATCTGAGGACAATGGAGAGCTGGACAGTTGG AACCCACCTGATAAAGACCCCCATGGAATTGTGTACGCCCAGGTGAAACCCTCCAGACTTCGGAAG GATACTACATCCTGGAGACCCAAAGAGACCCAGGTTGTAACCTACGCCCAGTTGTGCAGCAGGACTCAGGAATATGACAACCGCTGA
- the Lilrb4 gene encoding leukocyte immunoglobulin like receptor B4 isoform 1 precursor (isoform 1 precursor is encoded by transcript variant 1): MISMLTMLLYLGLILEHRTKIQAGHLPRPIIWAEPGSMIAIYTSVTIWCQGSWEAQKYHLYKEGNVNPWDTQLPLETRNKAKFNIQYMTTTYADTYKCYYESAAGFSEHSDAMELVMTGAYTNPSLSVWPSSDVTSGVSIAFKCSSSMGFGRFILIQDGKDSFRWTLDSQRHDNQPFHATFVLDTVTPNHNGTFRCYGSFRNEPHLWSKSSDPLVLMVSETKNQSPTHTEDGLKTYQKILTGVLVSFLLLLLLLLLLILIRYRYSCKKKATQRDANLQLTSGVPETTYRDRLHQKSSSPDATINEKYLYASVKNTQSEDNGELDSWNPPDKDPHGIVYAQVKPSRLRKDTTSWRPKETQVVTYAQLCSRTQEYDNR; encoded by the exons ATGATCTCCATGCTCACCATGCTGCTGTACCTTG GTCTCATTTTGGAACACAGGACTAAAATACAGGCAG GACACCTTCCAAGGCCCATCATCTGGGCCGAGCCAGGCTCTATGATTGCCATTTATACATCTGTGACTATCTGGTGTCAGGGGTCTTGGGAGGCCCAGAAGTATCATCTGTATAAAGAGGGAAATGTAAATCCTTGGGACACTCAACTCCCTCTGGAAACCAGGAATAAGGCTAAGTTCAACATTCAATACATGACAACCACTTATGCAGACACATATAAGTGTTACTATGAGAGTGCTGCTGGTTTTTCAGAGCACAGTGATGCCATGGAGCTGGTGATGACAG GAGCCTATACAAATCCCAGCCTGTCAGTCTGGCCCAGTTCTGATGTGACCTCTGGAGTTTCCATAGCCTTTAAGTGTAGCTCATCCATGGGATTTGGCAGATTCATTCTGATCCAGGACGGAAAAGACAGCTTTCGATGGACCCTGGACTCACAACGACATGACAACCAACCATTCCATGCTACTTTTGTTCTGGACACTGTTACTCCCAACCACAATGGAACATTCAGATGCTATGGCTCTTTTAGAAATGAACCACATTTGTGGTCGAAATCAAGTGATCCCCTTGTCCTCATGGTATCAG AAACCAAGAACCAGTCTCCTACACACACTGAAGATG GACTGAAAACATACCAGAAGATTTTGACTGGAGTCTTGGTGTCATTCCTCCTACTTTTATTACTCCTGCTTCTTCTCATCCTCATTCGATACCGGTATAGTTGCAAAAAGAAGGCTA CTCAAAGAGATGCCAACTTACAATTGACTTCAGGGGTTCCAGAAACAACATACAGAGATAGACTCCACCAGAAGAG CTCCAGCCCAGATGCTACCATCAATGAAAAATACCTGT ATGCTTCTGTGAAAAACACACAATCTGAGGACAATGGAGAGCTGGACAGTTGG AACCCACCTGATAAAGACCCCCATGGAATTGTGTACGCCCAGGTGAAACCCTCCAGACTTCGGAAG GATACTACATCCTGGAGACCCAAAGAGACCCAGGTTGTAACCTACGCCCAGTTGTGCAGCAGGACTCAGGAATATGACAACCGCTGA
- the Lilrb4 gene encoding leukocyte immunoglobulin like receptor B4 isoform X6 translates to MISMLTMLLYLGLILEHRTKIQAGHLPRPIIWAEPGSMIAIYTSVTIWCQGSWEAQKYHLYKEGNVNPWDTQLPLETRNKAKFNIQYMTTTYADTYKCYYESAAGFSEHSDAMELVMTGAYTNPSLSVWPSSDVTSGVSIAFKCSSSMGFGRFILIQDGKDSFRWTLDSQRHDNQPFHATFVLDTVTPNHNGTFRCYGSFRNEPHLWSKSSDPLVLMVSETKNQSPTHTEDAPAQMLPSMKNTCMLL, encoded by the exons ATGATCTCCATGCTCACCATGCTGCTGTACCTTG GTCTCATTTTGGAACACAGGACTAAAATACAGGCAG GACACCTTCCAAGGCCCATCATCTGGGCCGAGCCAGGCTCTATGATTGCCATTTATACATCTGTGACTATCTGGTGTCAGGGGTCTTGGGAGGCCCAGAAGTATCATCTGTATAAAGAGGGAAATGTAAATCCTTGGGACACTCAACTCCCTCTGGAAACCAGGAATAAGGCTAAGTTCAACATTCAATACATGACAACCACTTATGCAGACACATATAAGTGTTACTATGAGAGTGCTGCTGGTTTTTCAGAGCACAGTGATGCCATGGAGCTGGTGATGACAG GAGCCTATACAAATCCCAGCCTGTCAGTCTGGCCCAGTTCTGATGTGACCTCTGGAGTTTCCATAGCCTTTAAGTGTAGCTCATCCATGGGATTTGGCAGATTCATTCTGATCCAGGACGGAAAAGACAGCTTTCGATGGACCCTGGACTCACAACGACATGACAACCAACCATTCCATGCTACTTTTGTTCTGGACACTGTTACTCCCAACCACAATGGAACATTCAGATGCTATGGCTCTTTTAGAAATGAACCACATTTGTGGTCGAAATCAAGTGATCCCCTTGTCCTCATGGTATCAG AAACCAAGAACCAGTCTCCTACACACACTGAAGATG CTCCAGCCCAGATGCTACCATCAATGAAAAATACCTGT ATGCTTCTGTGA
- the Lilrb4 gene encoding leukocyte immunoglobulin like receptor B4 isoform 3 precursor (isoform 3 precursor is encoded by transcript variant 3): MISMLTMLLYLGLILEHRTKIQAGHLPRPIIWAEPGSMIAIYTSVTIWCQGSWEAQKYHLYKEGNVNPWDTQLPLETRNKAKFNIQYMTTTYADTYKCYYESAAGFSEHSDAMELVMTGAYTNPSLSVWPSSDVTSGVSIAFKCSSSMGFGRFILIQDGKDSFRWTLDSQRHDNQPFHATFVLDTVTPNHNGTFRCYGSFRNEPHLWSKSSDPLVLMVSETKNQSPTHTEDAQRDANLQLTSGVPETTYRDRLHQKSSSPDATINEKYLYASVKNTQSEDNGELDSWNPPDKDPHGIVYAQVKPSRLRKDTTSWRPKETQVVTYAQLCSRTQEYDNR; the protein is encoded by the exons ATGATCTCCATGCTCACCATGCTGCTGTACCTTG GTCTCATTTTGGAACACAGGACTAAAATACAGGCAG GACACCTTCCAAGGCCCATCATCTGGGCCGAGCCAGGCTCTATGATTGCCATTTATACATCTGTGACTATCTGGTGTCAGGGGTCTTGGGAGGCCCAGAAGTATCATCTGTATAAAGAGGGAAATGTAAATCCTTGGGACACTCAACTCCCTCTGGAAACCAGGAATAAGGCTAAGTTCAACATTCAATACATGACAACCACTTATGCAGACACATATAAGTGTTACTATGAGAGTGCTGCTGGTTTTTCAGAGCACAGTGATGCCATGGAGCTGGTGATGACAG GAGCCTATACAAATCCCAGCCTGTCAGTCTGGCCCAGTTCTGATGTGACCTCTGGAGTTTCCATAGCCTTTAAGTGTAGCTCATCCATGGGATTTGGCAGATTCATTCTGATCCAGGACGGAAAAGACAGCTTTCGATGGACCCTGGACTCACAACGACATGACAACCAACCATTCCATGCTACTTTTGTTCTGGACACTGTTACTCCCAACCACAATGGAACATTCAGATGCTATGGCTCTTTTAGAAATGAACCACATTTGTGGTCGAAATCAAGTGATCCCCTTGTCCTCATGGTATCAG AAACCAAGAACCAGTCTCCTACACACACTGAAGATG CTCAAAGAGATGCCAACTTACAATTGACTTCAGGGGTTCCAGAAACAACATACAGAGATAGACTCCACCAGAAGAG CTCCAGCCCAGATGCTACCATCAATGAAAAATACCTGT ATGCTTCTGTGAAAAACACACAATCTGAGGACAATGGAGAGCTGGACAGTTGG AACCCACCTGATAAAGACCCCCATGGAATTGTGTACGCCCAGGTGAAACCCTCCAGACTTCGGAAG GATACTACATCCTGGAGACCCAAAGAGACCCAGGTTGTAACCTACGCCCAGTTGTGCAGCAGGACTCAGGAATATGACAACCGCTGA
- the Lilrb4 gene encoding leukocyte immunoglobulin like receptor B4 isoform 4 precursor (isoform 4 precursor is encoded by transcript variant 4) yields the protein MISMLTMLLYLGLILEHRTKIQAGAYTNPSLSVWPSSDVTSGVSIAFKCSSSMGFGRFILIQDGKDSFRWTLDSQRHDNQPFHATFVLDTVTPNHNGTFRCYGSFRNEPHLWSKSSDPLVLMVSETKNQSPTHTEDDASVKNTQSEDNGELDSWNPPDKDPHGIVYAQVKPSRLRKDTTSWRPKETQVVTYAQLCSRTQEYDNR from the exons ATGATCTCCATGCTCACCATGCTGCTGTACCTTG GTCTCATTTTGGAACACAGGACTAAAATACAGGCAG GAGCCTATACAAATCCCAGCCTGTCAGTCTGGCCCAGTTCTGATGTGACCTCTGGAGTTTCCATAGCCTTTAAGTGTAGCTCATCCATGGGATTTGGCAGATTCATTCTGATCCAGGACGGAAAAGACAGCTTTCGATGGACCCTGGACTCACAACGACATGACAACCAACCATTCCATGCTACTTTTGTTCTGGACACTGTTACTCCCAACCACAATGGAACATTCAGATGCTATGGCTCTTTTAGAAATGAACCACATTTGTGGTCGAAATCAAGTGATCCCCTTGTCCTCATGGTATCAG AAACCAAGAACCAGTCTCCTACACACACTGAAGATG ATGCTTCTGTGAAAAACACACAATCTGAGGACAATGGAGAGCTGGACAGTTGG AACCCACCTGATAAAGACCCCCATGGAATTGTGTACGCCCAGGTGAAACCCTCCAGACTTCGGAAG GATACTACATCCTGGAGACCCAAAGAGACCCAGGTTGTAACCTACGCCCAGTTGTGCAGCAGGACTCAGGAATATGACAACCGCTGA
- the Lilrb4 gene encoding leukocyte immunoglobulin like receptor B4 isoform X4, with protein MISMLTMLLYLGLILEHRTKIQAGHLPRPIIWAEPGSMIAIYTSVTIWCQGSWEAQKYHLYKEGNVNPWDTQLPLETRNKAKFNIQYMTTTYADTYKCYYESAAGFSEHSDAMELVMTGAYTNPSLSVWPSSDVTSGVSIAFKCSSSMGFGRFILIQDGKDSFRWTLDSQRHDNQPFHATFVLDTVTPNHNGTFRCYGSFRNEPHLWSKSSDPLVLMVSETKNQSPTHTEDAPAQMLPSMKNTCVRITEIWGRGLFRPQNQRTDGEGLGSALGEKELSQWI; from the exons ATGATCTCCATGCTCACCATGCTGCTGTACCTTG GTCTCATTTTGGAACACAGGACTAAAATACAGGCAG GACACCTTCCAAGGCCCATCATCTGGGCCGAGCCAGGCTCTATGATTGCCATTTATACATCTGTGACTATCTGGTGTCAGGGGTCTTGGGAGGCCCAGAAGTATCATCTGTATAAAGAGGGAAATGTAAATCCTTGGGACACTCAACTCCCTCTGGAAACCAGGAATAAGGCTAAGTTCAACATTCAATACATGACAACCACTTATGCAGACACATATAAGTGTTACTATGAGAGTGCTGCTGGTTTTTCAGAGCACAGTGATGCCATGGAGCTGGTGATGACAG GAGCCTATACAAATCCCAGCCTGTCAGTCTGGCCCAGTTCTGATGTGACCTCTGGAGTTTCCATAGCCTTTAAGTGTAGCTCATCCATGGGATTTGGCAGATTCATTCTGATCCAGGACGGAAAAGACAGCTTTCGATGGACCCTGGACTCACAACGACATGACAACCAACCATTCCATGCTACTTTTGTTCTGGACACTGTTACTCCCAACCACAATGGAACATTCAGATGCTATGGCTCTTTTAGAAATGAACCACATTTGTGGTCGAAATCAAGTGATCCCCTTGTCCTCATGGTATCAG AAACCAAGAACCAGTCTCCTACACACACTGAAGATG CTCCAGCCCAGATGCTACCATCAATGAAAAATACCTGTGTGAGAATAACAGAGATCTGGGGAAGGGGATTATTTAGACCTCAGAATCAGAGAACTGATGGGGAGGGTCTTGGATCAGCACTTGGAGAGAAAGAACTTTCACAATGGATCTAG
- the Lilrb4 gene encoding leukocyte immunoglobulin like receptor B4 isoform 2 precursor (isoform 2 precursor is encoded by transcript variant 2) codes for MISMLTMLLYLGLILEHRTKIQAGHLPRPIIWAEPGSMIAIYTSVTIWCQGSWEAQKYHLYKEGNVNPWDTQLPLETRNKAKFNIQYMTTTYADTYKCYYESAAGFSEHSDAMELVMTGAYTNPSLSVWPSSDVTSGVSIAFKCSSSMGFGRFILIQDGKDSFRWTLDSQRHDNQPFHATFVLDTVTPNHNGTFRCYGSFRNEPHLWSKSSDPLVLMVSETKNQSPTHTEDGLKTYQKILTGVLVSFLLLLLLLLLLILIRYRYSCKKKANASVKNTQSEDNGELDSWNPPDKDPHGIVYAQVKPSRLRKDTTSWRPKETQVVTYAQLCSRTQEYDNR; via the exons ATGATCTCCATGCTCACCATGCTGCTGTACCTTG GTCTCATTTTGGAACACAGGACTAAAATACAGGCAG GACACCTTCCAAGGCCCATCATCTGGGCCGAGCCAGGCTCTATGATTGCCATTTATACATCTGTGACTATCTGGTGTCAGGGGTCTTGGGAGGCCCAGAAGTATCATCTGTATAAAGAGGGAAATGTAAATCCTTGGGACACTCAACTCCCTCTGGAAACCAGGAATAAGGCTAAGTTCAACATTCAATACATGACAACCACTTATGCAGACACATATAAGTGTTACTATGAGAGTGCTGCTGGTTTTTCAGAGCACAGTGATGCCATGGAGCTGGTGATGACAG GAGCCTATACAAATCCCAGCCTGTCAGTCTGGCCCAGTTCTGATGTGACCTCTGGAGTTTCCATAGCCTTTAAGTGTAGCTCATCCATGGGATTTGGCAGATTCATTCTGATCCAGGACGGAAAAGACAGCTTTCGATGGACCCTGGACTCACAACGACATGACAACCAACCATTCCATGCTACTTTTGTTCTGGACACTGTTACTCCCAACCACAATGGAACATTCAGATGCTATGGCTCTTTTAGAAATGAACCACATTTGTGGTCGAAATCAAGTGATCCCCTTGTCCTCATGGTATCAG AAACCAAGAACCAGTCTCCTACACACACTGAAGATG GACTGAAAACATACCAGAAGATTTTGACTGGAGTCTTGGTGTCATTCCTCCTACTTTTATTACTCCTGCTTCTTCTCATCCTCATTCGATACCGGTATAGTTGCAAAAAGAAGGCTA ATGCTTCTGTGAAAAACACACAATCTGAGGACAATGGAGAGCTGGACAGTTGG AACCCACCTGATAAAGACCCCCATGGAATTGTGTACGCCCAGGTGAAACCCTCCAGACTTCGGAAG GATACTACATCCTGGAGACCCAAAGAGACCCAGGTTGTAACCTACGCCCAGTTGTGCAGCAGGACTCAGGAATATGACAACCGCTGA